The Petropleomorpha daqingensis genome includes a window with the following:
- a CDS encoding MFS transporter, translating into MTAVDRPRTEVPAPVVAPALTAAGLATVLVGVLLPMLDFFIVNVALPTMAADLDASTAALELVVSGYATAYAVLLVVGGRLGDAFGRRRLFLLGMALFTITSLLCGLAPTATTLVLARVLQGAAAALLVPQTLSTIQATGDQVSRARAVGWFGATGGIAAVVGQVLGGALVSADLDGTGWRPIFLVNVPIGLLGLWAARRLLPETRSPVSARPDLPGTALLAAAVVAVLLPLTEGRALGWPAWSVVLLASTPGWVAAFAVVERRLEHRGRTPLLPPSILEHRSMRRGLLLAGPFFAGFGAFMFVYALVVQGTLGWSAGEAGLALLPLALPFLAASLLMPRVVGRLGRTVITIGAALQLVGLAALALTLEVGWPSIGVWDLAPAFVVMGFGQGWIMPSLIRVVLSDVPVASAGVGSGVLTTTQQVSLAVGVATLGTLFVSLAGRAGTLDAALLVFAVQALVAVGIVVGSRGLPGARRT; encoded by the coding sequence ATGACCGCAGTCGACCGCCCCCGCACCGAGGTCCCGGCGCCCGTCGTCGCACCCGCCCTGACCGCCGCCGGGCTGGCCACGGTCCTGGTCGGCGTGCTGCTGCCGATGCTCGACTTCTTCATCGTCAACGTCGCGCTGCCCACGATGGCGGCCGATCTGGACGCCTCCACCGCGGCGCTCGAGCTCGTCGTCAGCGGGTACGCGACGGCCTACGCCGTCCTGCTCGTCGTCGGCGGCCGGCTCGGCGACGCCTTCGGCCGCCGGCGCCTGTTCCTCCTCGGCATGGCCCTGTTCACGATCACGAGCCTGCTGTGCGGGCTCGCCCCGACGGCGACGACGCTCGTGCTCGCCCGCGTGCTGCAAGGGGCAGCGGCGGCACTGCTGGTCCCGCAGACGCTCTCCACGATCCAGGCCACCGGCGACCAGGTCTCGCGAGCCCGGGCCGTCGGCTGGTTCGGCGCCACCGGCGGCATCGCGGCGGTCGTCGGTCAGGTGCTCGGCGGGGCGCTCGTCTCCGCCGACCTCGACGGCACCGGCTGGCGCCCGATCTTCCTGGTCAACGTGCCGATCGGACTCCTCGGGCTGTGGGCGGCCCGGCGGCTCCTGCCCGAGACCCGGTCGCCGGTGTCGGCCCGGCCGGACCTGCCGGGCACGGCGCTGCTCGCCGCCGCCGTCGTCGCGGTGCTGCTGCCGCTCACCGAGGGCCGTGCCCTGGGCTGGCCGGCGTGGTCGGTGGTCCTGCTCGCCTCGACACCGGGATGGGTGGCCGCCTTCGCCGTCGTCGAGCGCCGGCTGGAGCACCGGGGACGCACGCCGCTGCTGCCGCCGTCGATCCTCGAACACCGCAGCATGCGCCGGGGACTGCTGCTCGCCGGGCCGTTCTTCGCCGGCTTCGGGGCGTTCATGTTCGTCTACGCGCTGGTCGTGCAGGGCACCCTCGGCTGGAGCGCGGGGGAGGCCGGACTGGCGCTGCTCCCGCTGGCGCTGCCGTTCCTGGCCGCGTCCCTGCTCATGCCCCGCGTCGTCGGCCGGCTGGGCCGCACGGTGATCACGATCGGCGCGGCGCTCCAACTGGTGGGCCTGGCCGCGCTGGCCCTGACGCTGGAGGTCGGCTGGCCCTCGATCGGGGTGTGGGACCTGGCGCCGGCCTTCGTGGTCATGGGCTTCGGCCAGGGCTGGATCATGCCGTCGCTGATCCGCGTCGTCCTGTCCGACGTGCCCGTCGCCTCGGCGGGGGTCGGCAGCGGGGTGCTGACGACGACGCAGCAGGTGAGCCTCGCCGTCGGCGTCGCCACGCTCGGCACGCTGTTCGTCAGCCTCGCCGGGCGCGCCGGGACGCTGGACGCCGCATTGCTCGTGTTCGCCGTGCAGGCCCTCGTCGCCGTGGGCATCGTGGTCGGCAGCAGAGGACTGCCCGGAGCCCGGCGCACCTGA
- the era gene encoding GTPase Era encodes MTAPDEQPYRSGFACLVGRPNAGKTTLTNAMVGTKVGIVSNRPQTTRHAIRGVLTRPGGQLVLVDTPGLHKPKSLLGRRLNDVVRDTLADVDVIVFCVPADQPVGAGDRFIARQLKEFTAPVVVVVTKTDAASKKQIAEQLMAASSLVEAAEVVPVSAVAGDQVELLEDLLVGLLPEGPPMYPEEQRTDDDVERQIAELIREAALEKVYEEVPHSLAVTVEELVRRPDPKKPGAELVEVHALLHVERQTQKPMLLGRGGEMIKRIGTEARAGLEQLLGARVHLDLHVTVLGEWQDDPKKLNRLGY; translated from the coding sequence GTGACCGCACCCGACGAGCAGCCGTACCGCAGCGGCTTCGCCTGCCTGGTGGGTCGCCCCAACGCCGGCAAGACGACGCTGACCAACGCGATGGTCGGCACCAAGGTCGGCATCGTCAGCAACCGCCCGCAGACGACGCGGCACGCGATCCGCGGCGTGCTCACCCGCCCGGGCGGCCAGCTGGTGCTCGTCGACACCCCGGGGCTGCACAAGCCGAAGAGCCTGCTCGGCCGCCGGCTCAACGACGTCGTCCGCGACACCCTCGCCGACGTCGACGTGATCGTCTTCTGCGTCCCCGCCGACCAGCCGGTCGGCGCCGGTGACCGGTTCATCGCCCGCCAGCTCAAGGAGTTCACGGCCCCGGTCGTCGTCGTGGTCACCAAGACCGACGCGGCGAGCAAGAAGCAGATCGCCGAGCAGCTGATGGCCGCCAGCTCCCTGGTCGAGGCCGCCGAGGTCGTGCCGGTCAGCGCGGTCGCCGGCGACCAGGTCGAGCTGCTCGAGGACCTCCTGGTCGGGCTGCTGCCCGAGGGCCCGCCCATGTACCCGGAGGAGCAGCGCACCGACGACGACGTCGAGCGGCAGATCGCCGAGCTGATCCGCGAGGCGGCGCTGGAGAAGGTGTACGAGGAGGTGCCGCACTCCCTGGCGGTCACCGTCGAGGAGCTCGTCCGCCGTCCCGACCCCAAGAAGCCCGGCGCCGAGCTGGTCGAGGTGCACGCGCTGCTGCACGTCGAGCGGCAGACCCAGAAGCCGATGCTGCTCGGCCGCGGCGGCGAGATGATCAAGCGGATCGGCACCGAGGCCCGCGCCGGGCTCGAGCAGCTGCTCGGCGCCCGGGTGCACCTCGACCTGCACGTCACGGTGCTGGGCGAGTGGCAGGACGACCCCAAGAAGCTCAACCGGCTGGGGTACTGA
- the recO gene encoding DNA repair protein RecO, giving the protein MSTTPKSLYRDEGVVLRTQKLGEADRIVTVLTRRHGKVRAVAKGVRRTKSKFGARLEPFSHVDLQFYTGRNLDIVNQAESIRAYGEPIAADYPAYTAGTAVLETADRLTAEEKEPSLRLFLLVIGALRSLAEQAHPAGLVLDAFLLRAMSVAGWEPALGDCARCGEQGPHRHFSVPAGGTVCPPCRPTGSAMPNPLTIEHLDALLTGDWDRAEASLGPQCREGSGLVAALLQWHLERGLRSLSLVDRS; this is encoded by the coding sequence GTGTCGACCACCCCGAAGTCGCTGTACCGGGACGAAGGCGTCGTCCTCCGCACCCAGAAGCTCGGCGAGGCCGACCGGATCGTCACGGTGCTCACCCGCCGGCACGGCAAGGTCCGCGCGGTGGCCAAGGGCGTGCGCCGCACCAAGAGCAAGTTCGGTGCCCGGCTGGAGCCGTTCAGCCACGTCGACCTGCAGTTCTACACCGGCCGCAACCTCGACATCGTCAACCAGGCGGAGTCGATCCGCGCCTACGGCGAGCCGATCGCCGCCGACTACCCGGCCTACACCGCGGGCACCGCCGTCCTGGAGACCGCCGACCGGCTCACCGCCGAGGAGAAGGAGCCGTCGCTGCGGCTGTTCCTGCTCGTGATCGGCGCGCTGCGGTCGCTGGCCGAGCAGGCCCACCCCGCCGGGCTCGTGCTCGACGCCTTCCTGCTGCGCGCGATGTCGGTGGCCGGCTGGGAACCGGCGCTCGGCGACTGCGCCCGCTGCGGCGAGCAGGGCCCGCACCGGCACTTCTCCGTCCCGGCCGGCGGCACCGTCTGCCCGCCGTGCCGCCCCACCGGCTCGGCGATGCCGAACCCGCTCACCATCGAGCACCTCGACGCGCTGCTGACCGGCGACTGGGACCGCGCCGAGGCCAGCCTCGGCCCGCAGTGCCGGGAGGGCAGCGGCCTGGTCGCGGCGCTGCTGCAGTGGCACCTGGAGCGGGGGCTGCGCTCGCTGTCGCTGGTGGACCGCAGCTGA
- a CDS encoding isoprenyl transferase, whose translation MPQPPTPHPSGARPPDIPKDKVPRHVALVMDGNGRWAKQRGLPRTKGHEAGEHSLFDCVEGAIELGVKALSAYAFSTENWRRSPEEVRFLMGFNRDVIRRRRDEMHALGVRVRWAGRRPRLWRSVIKELEIAEELTKDNDVLTLTMCVNYGGRAEIADAAAAIAREAAAGRLDPDKVDEATVARYLDEPDMPDVDLFVRSSGENRTSNFLLWQSAYAELVFLDTLWPDFDRRQLWAACEEYASRQRRFGSA comes from the coding sequence ATGCCGCAGCCGCCGACGCCGCACCCGTCCGGTGCCCGCCCGCCGGACATCCCGAAGGACAAGGTCCCGCGGCACGTCGCCCTGGTCATGGACGGCAACGGCCGCTGGGCCAAGCAGCGCGGGCTGCCCCGCACCAAGGGCCACGAGGCCGGCGAGCACTCGCTGTTCGACTGCGTCGAGGGCGCCATCGAGCTCGGCGTGAAGGCGCTCTCCGCCTACGCGTTCTCCACCGAGAACTGGCGCCGCAGCCCCGAGGAGGTCCGCTTCCTCATGGGCTTCAACCGCGACGTGATCCGCCGCCGCCGCGACGAGATGCACGCCCTCGGGGTGCGGGTGCGCTGGGCCGGTCGCCGTCCGCGGCTGTGGCGCAGCGTGATCAAGGAGCTCGAGATCGCCGAGGAGCTCACCAAGGACAACGACGTCCTCACCCTGACCATGTGCGTCAACTACGGCGGGCGGGCCGAGATCGCCGACGCCGCGGCCGCCATCGCCCGCGAGGCCGCCGCCGGGCGGCTGGACCCCGACAAGGTCGACGAGGCCACCGTCGCCCGGTACCTCGACGAGCCGGACATGCCCGACGTCGACCTGTTCGTGCGCAGCTCGGGGGAGAACCGCACGAGCAACTTCCTGCTGTGGCAGTCGGCCTACGCCGAACTGGTCTTCCTCGACACCCTCTGGCCGGACTTCGACCGCCGCCAGCTCTGGGCGGCGTGCGAGGAGTACGCCTCGCGGCAGCGTCGCTTCGGCTCCGCGTAA
- a CDS encoding FHA domain-containing protein: MAADSALAPASSTGPAPTTVPPFDQVSVAIAPGDDLIVRMPGILLVVGVEATPAPPAAPAPKLGGWGAAPVKAPAAAPVGDTKVGELVALCRRVSAAGSRAPGRRLHDELRAWLPTVSDLPSFALAAATEEGLAVALVGEGVAEVPDLGLRLTPADGERLQDGTRILDRLVDWPPAPLRLSAGGPLDMAPHPLADLESGVVPGAAAVLSPAVAPAPTPMPDAPSPTALVRLPSPSSLLPPPGVPAQPVAVAPTPVAPPPVAHDHDHAHPHEHAVPEQAAAPQAEEAPAPPPVELPPPAFASSLLAPPEEEAPREPLPVLDREQPPAALIEQEPEDTRPKVKGFLCSRGHLNDPRVLFCNLCGIRMAERTGVFIEGVRPPLGLLVFDNGATVSLDMDYLLGREPETDDRVTSGQLRPLLVVDQTGGVSRHHAEIRLEGWDVVLVDIGSANGTLVAPPGAPAWQSLVPNQPVRLVPGMAVRMGSRQFAFESPHGAT, translated from the coding sequence ATGGCGGCCGACAGCGCGCTCGCTCCGGCGAGCTCCACCGGGCCGGCCCCGACGACGGTGCCGCCGTTCGACCAGGTCTCGGTGGCGATCGCCCCCGGCGACGACCTGATCGTGCGGATGCCCGGCATCCTGCTCGTCGTCGGCGTCGAGGCCACGCCGGCGCCGCCGGCCGCACCCGCCCCGAAGCTGGGCGGCTGGGGCGCGGCGCCGGTCAAGGCCCCGGCCGCCGCCCCGGTCGGCGACACCAAGGTCGGCGAGCTGGTCGCCCTGTGCCGGCGGGTCTCCGCCGCCGGCAGCCGGGCGCCGGGCCGCCGGCTGCACGACGAGCTGCGGGCGTGGCTGCCGACGGTGTCGGACCTGCCGTCGTTCGCGCTCGCCGCGGCCACCGAGGAGGGGCTCGCGGTCGCGCTGGTGGGGGAGGGTGTCGCCGAGGTGCCCGACCTCGGCCTGCGGCTGACCCCGGCGGACGGCGAGCGGCTCCAGGACGGCACCCGCATCCTCGACCGGCTCGTCGACTGGCCGCCGGCACCGCTGCGGCTCTCGGCGGGCGGCCCGCTCGACATGGCCCCGCACCCGCTGGCCGACCTCGAGTCCGGCGTCGTCCCCGGCGCGGCGGCGGTGCTCTCGCCCGCGGTCGCCCCGGCGCCGACACCGATGCCCGACGCACCGTCGCCCACCGCGCTGGTGCGGCTGCCCTCGCCGAGCTCGCTGCTGCCGCCCCCGGGCGTCCCGGCGCAGCCGGTGGCGGTCGCTCCCACGCCGGTGGCGCCACCGCCGGTCGCGCACGACCACGACCACGCGCACCCGCACGAACACGCGGTCCCGGAGCAGGCTGCCGCTCCGCAGGCCGAGGAGGCGCCCGCGCCGCCCCCGGTGGAGCTGCCGCCGCCGGCGTTCGCGTCGTCCCTGCTCGCTCCGCCGGAGGAGGAGGCTCCCCGCGAGCCGCTGCCGGTGCTCGACCGCGAGCAGCCGCCGGCCGCTCTGATCGAGCAGGAGCCCGAGGACACCCGGCCCAAGGTCAAGGGCTTCCTCTGCTCGCGCGGGCACCTCAACGACCCGCGGGTGCTGTTCTGCAACCTCTGCGGCATCCGCATGGCGGAGCGGACCGGCGTCTTCATCGAAGGTGTCCGGCCGCCGCTCGGGCTGCTGGTCTTCGACAACGGGGCCACGGTCTCGCTCGACATGGACTACCTGCTCGGCCGCGAGCCGGAGACCGACGACCGGGTCACCTCCGGTCAGCTGCGCCCGCTGCTGGTCGTCGACCAGACCGGTGGGGTCAGCCGGCACCACGCGGAGATCCGGCTCGAGGGCTGGGACGTCGTCCTGGTCGACATCGGCTCGGCCAACGGCACCCTCGTCGCTCCGCCCGGGGCCCCGGCCTGGCAGTCGCTGGTGCCCAACCAGCCGGTCCGGCTCGTGCCGGGCATGGCGGTCCGCATGGGCAGCCGCCAGTTCGCCTTCGAGTCGCCGCACGGCGCCACGTAA
- a CDS encoding cation:proton antiporter, with product MDHTPAEIVSYVFLDLAVIVVVARLFGRLALRVGQPAVVGEIIAGILLGPTLLGALPGDLDTKLFPPDVRPFLNVLAQLGLVLFMFLVGLEVDLSFIRGRERIAVSVSLSSIILPFALGVLIASVLYASHSVVNGDKVTFLAFALFIGVSMSITAFPVLARILTERGMHRIPVGVLSLACAAVDDVLAWALLAVVVAIVSAGSLVGVAKIIALTIIFALVMFLVVRRLLTALVTRYERFGRLTPEMMAVVLVGILASSWITEEIGIHFIFGAFIFGVIMPRKHAAALTHDIVDRLEQVSVLLLLPVFFVITGFNVDLGAIDAAGLVELLLILLAAIAGKFIGAFTAARLQRVPRRQATALATLMNTRGLTELVILNIGVQLGVLDGEMFTLLVIMAIVTTVMTSPLLKVIYPPRVLARDIAAAEKAELGLVDAYTVVVAVDDPVHDQALVHLACDLVGRESPAQVVLVRVVRRTTPKPEVASGIGADLALIAEAGLELRDLARLVEARGIKASVASRFSAEPWTDLCEIATSSEADLVLARRGWGVPDSGTASETPWPAGLLGSVVLVSGELGEPGLVPQGPVSVVTDGDADGRAALRLAAQASMGRSVPLQLRAGEGWRAGRRVSGVAEGLRRAGVTVAEEEDPAAVPSLLVAPAGVPTEMADADLTPVLTVHAGIADSDRDMDETLAGISAGPATT from the coding sequence GTGGACCACACACCGGCCGAGATCGTCAGCTACGTCTTCCTCGACCTGGCGGTGATCGTGGTGGTCGCCCGGTTGTTCGGGCGGCTGGCCCTGCGGGTCGGCCAGCCCGCCGTCGTCGGCGAGATCATCGCCGGCATCCTGCTCGGCCCGACGCTGCTCGGCGCCCTGCCCGGGGACCTCGACACGAAGCTCTTCCCGCCCGACGTCCGGCCCTTCCTGAACGTGCTGGCCCAGCTCGGCCTGGTGCTGTTCATGTTCCTGGTCGGTCTCGAGGTCGACCTGTCGTTCATCCGCGGCCGCGAGCGGATCGCCGTGTCGGTGTCGCTGTCGTCGATCATCCTGCCGTTCGCTCTCGGCGTCCTGATCGCCTCGGTGCTGTACGCCTCGCACTCGGTGGTGAACGGCGACAAGGTCACCTTCCTCGCCTTCGCGCTGTTCATCGGTGTGTCGATGTCCATCACGGCGTTCCCCGTACTGGCGAGGATCCTGACCGAACGCGGCATGCACCGGATCCCGGTGGGCGTCCTCTCCCTGGCCTGCGCCGCGGTGGACGACGTCCTGGCGTGGGCGCTGCTGGCCGTGGTGGTCGCGATCGTCTCCGCCGGGTCGCTGGTCGGCGTCGCGAAGATCATCGCCCTGACGATCATCTTCGCCCTGGTGATGTTCCTCGTGGTCCGCCGCCTGCTCACGGCGCTGGTGACCCGCTACGAACGGTTCGGCCGGCTGACCCCCGAGATGATGGCCGTGGTGCTCGTCGGCATCCTGGCCAGCTCGTGGATCACCGAGGAGATCGGCATCCACTTCATCTTCGGTGCCTTCATCTTCGGCGTGATCATGCCGCGCAAGCACGCCGCCGCGCTCACCCACGACATCGTCGACCGGCTGGAGCAGGTCAGCGTCCTGCTGCTGCTGCCGGTGTTCTTCGTGATCACCGGGTTCAACGTCGACCTCGGCGCGATCGACGCGGCCGGCCTCGTCGAGCTCCTCCTGATCCTGCTGGCCGCGATCGCCGGGAAGTTCATCGGCGCGTTCACCGCGGCCCGGCTCCAGCGGGTCCCGCGGCGCCAGGCGACGGCGCTGGCGACGCTCATGAACACCCGAGGTCTCACCGAGCTGGTCATCCTCAACATCGGTGTGCAGCTCGGCGTGCTCGACGGCGAGATGTTCACGCTGCTGGTGATCATGGCCATCGTGACGACGGTGATGACCTCGCCGCTGCTCAAGGTCATCTACCCGCCCCGGGTGCTCGCCCGCGACATCGCCGCCGCCGAGAAGGCCGAGCTGGGCCTCGTCGACGCCTACACCGTGGTGGTCGCGGTGGACGACCCGGTGCACGACCAGGCACTGGTGCACCTCGCCTGCGACCTGGTCGGGCGGGAGTCCCCGGCTCAGGTGGTGCTGGTCCGCGTCGTCCGCCGGACGACGCCGAAGCCCGAGGTCGCCAGCGGGATCGGGGCCGATCTGGCGCTCATCGCCGAGGCCGGCCTGGAGCTGCGCGACCTCGCCCGGCTGGTGGAGGCGCGCGGGATCAAGGCCTCGGTGGCGTCGCGGTTCAGCGCGGAGCCCTGGACCGACCTCTGCGAGATCGCCACGAGCAGCGAGGCCGACCTCGTGCTGGCCCGGCGCGGCTGGGGCGTGCCCGACAGCGGCACTGCGTCCGAGACGCCGTGGCCGGCCGGGCTGCTGGGGTCCGTCGTCCTCGTCTCCGGGGAGCTGGGTGAGCCCGGTCTGGTCCCGCAGGGCCCGGTCTCGGTGGTCACGGACGGCGACGCCGACGGGCGGGCCGCGCTGCGGCTGGCCGCGCAGGCGTCGATGGGCCGGTCGGTGCCGCTGCAGCTGCGGGCAGGCGAGGGCTGGCGGGCCGGGCGGCGGGTCTCCGGCGTCGCCGAGGGCCTGCGCCGTGCCGGCGTGACCGTGGCCGAGGAGGAGGACCCGGCCGCGGTGCCGTCGCTGCTGGTGGCCCCCGCGGGGGTGCCGACGGAGATGGCGGACGCCGACCTCACCCCGGTGCTGACCGTCCACGCCGGCATCGCCGACAGCGACCGGGACATGGACGAGACGCTGGCCGGTATCTCCGCCGGTCCTGCGACGACCTAG
- a CDS encoding serine/threonine-protein kinase, with protein MDAAGLVGSAPAAIADYQVVRLLGEGNHGRFYLARPPARLGLPDEFVAVKVFTGQHSEQAYERGVRELRAFAQVKSPYLVKVYDAVLQDSFLYAMEYLPLGSLAAPARPLSRGEVLRAVAHAAHALHALHEAGLTHGDLKPANILLTEDGAKLSDLGLARYLTPGVTLTGMASAASVEYLDPALLRGERPSRATEVFALGATLHRALTGTGLYGELPDSEPLLAIRKVMSAEPTVASGLSPEEADLVRACLAPVGERPATAEEVAQRLEALAAPALANA; from the coding sequence ATGGACGCCGCCGGCCTGGTCGGTTCCGCCCCCGCCGCCATCGCGGACTACCAGGTGGTCCGGTTGCTCGGCGAGGGCAACCACGGCCGCTTCTACCTCGCCCGCCCGCCGGCGCGGCTCGGCCTGCCCGACGAATTCGTCGCGGTCAAGGTGTTCACGGGCCAGCACAGCGAGCAGGCGTACGAGCGGGGGGTCCGCGAACTGCGGGCGTTCGCGCAGGTCAAGTCGCCGTACCTGGTGAAGGTCTACGACGCCGTCCTGCAGGACAGCTTCCTGTACGCGATGGAGTACCTGCCGCTCGGCTCGCTCGCCGCCCCGGCCCGGCCGCTCTCGCGCGGTGAGGTGCTGCGGGCCGTCGCACACGCCGCGCACGCCCTGCACGCGCTGCACGAGGCGGGGCTCACGCACGGTGACCTGAAGCCGGCCAACATCCTGCTGACCGAGGACGGCGCGAAGCTGTCCGACCTCGGCCTGGCCCGCTACCTGACCCCGGGCGTCACGCTGACCGGCATGGCCAGCGCGGCGTCGGTGGAGTACCTCGACCCGGCGCTGCTGCGCGGGGAGCGCCCGTCGCGGGCCACCGAGGTGTTCGCGCTGGGGGCCACGCTGCACCGGGCGCTGACCGGCACCGGCCTCTACGGCGAGCTGCCCGACTCCGAGCCGCTGCTGGCCATCCGCAAGGTGATGAGCGCCGAGCCGACCGTCGCCTCGGGGCTGTCCCCGGAGGAGGCGGACCTGGTGCGCGCCTGCCTGGCCCCGGTGGGGGAGCGGCCGGCGACCGCCGAGGAGGTCGCCCAGCGGCTGGAGGCGCTCGCCGCGCCCGCGCTCGCCAACGCCTGA
- a CDS encoding serine/threonine-protein kinase — protein sequence MEFEQFGAYRIEALLGRGGMGEVYRAFDTEHDRVVALKVLSEALAADRGYRERFRREAHLAARLNEPHIVPIHRYGEIDGRLFLDMRLVPGRDVAAVLAQEGPMGPERAVSIVSQVARALDSAHADGLVHRDVKPSNVLLTGDGDDEFVYLVDFGIARSTTDTSGPALTQTGAALGSFDYMAPERFLEKPVDKRVDVYALACVLFECLTGRRPFVGDGLATLMYAHLNTAPPTPSSVRPDLPAALDEVVLKGLAKDPDERYGTAGELASAARKALHAAGVTVKPEAKAPVAPPTSITPIPYIPPQTVGFSNPGPAGGYGPPSNPGQAASYGPPSSPGLPATGYGPPSNPGGGYGPPSNPGPSTGYGPPSNPGGSYGPPSSPGQGFYSQGPSTYAPPGQAGGPPPYAPGGPTGAPGSGGGKKTLLPILLGVGALVVVGVVVLVIVLTGGKGGDNPPVTSSSSTSTSSETSTSTETTTTETTPSASGDEDTLRSEIPAGFDSASCTTLAPAGDGDLAALDCGAATSQPGPDFSRFYLYPDSATVEQVFLDDVTGVNLTELSADQACPDTQGYYYYTGTNGDQAGRVACYVSDDNNAVLVWTQDDAHAEAVVQLTGGGTEGLATLWTWWRDGANSDFQL from the coding sequence GTGGAATTCGAACAGTTCGGTGCCTATCGCATCGAGGCGTTGCTCGGTCGCGGTGGCATGGGTGAGGTCTATCGGGCCTTCGACACCGAGCACGACCGGGTCGTGGCACTCAAGGTCCTCTCCGAGGCGCTGGCCGCCGACCGCGGCTACCGCGAGCGCTTCCGCCGCGAGGCCCACCTCGCCGCCCGGCTAAACGAGCCGCACATCGTCCCGATCCACCGCTACGGCGAGATCGACGGGCGGCTGTTCCTCGACATGCGGCTGGTGCCGGGCCGCGACGTCGCCGCGGTGCTCGCGCAGGAGGGCCCGATGGGCCCCGAGCGGGCCGTCTCGATCGTCAGCCAGGTCGCCCGCGCCCTGGACTCCGCCCACGCCGACGGTCTCGTCCACCGCGACGTGAAGCCCTCGAACGTGCTGCTGACCGGCGACGGCGACGACGAGTTCGTCTACCTCGTCGACTTCGGCATCGCCCGCTCCACCACCGACACGTCGGGACCCGCGCTGACCCAGACCGGCGCGGCCCTGGGCTCGTTCGACTACATGGCCCCCGAGCGCTTCCTCGAGAAGCCGGTGGACAAGCGGGTCGACGTCTACGCGCTGGCCTGCGTGCTCTTCGAGTGCCTGACCGGACGTCGTCCGTTCGTCGGCGACGGTCTGGCCACGCTGATGTACGCCCACCTCAACACCGCCCCGCCGACGCCGTCGTCGGTGCGCCCCGACCTGCCCGCCGCGCTGGACGAGGTGGTGCTCAAGGGTCTGGCCAAGGACCCCGACGAGCGCTACGGCACCGCCGGTGAGCTCGCCTCGGCCGCCCGCAAGGCGCTGCACGCCGCCGGCGTGACGGTCAAGCCCGAGGCGAAGGCACCGGTGGCGCCGCCGACCTCGATCACGCCGATCCCCTACATCCCGCCGCAGACGGTGGGCTTCTCCAACCCCGGTCCCGCCGGTGGCTACGGCCCGCCGTCCAACCCGGGCCAGGCGGCGAGCTACGGGCCGCCGTCCAGCCCCGGCCTGCCCGCCACCGGGTACGGGCCGCCGTCCAACCCCGGCGGCGGCTACGGGCCGCCGTCCAACCCGGGCCCGTCGACCGGCTACGGGCCGCCGTCGAACCCCGGCGGCAGCTACGGGCCGCCGTCCAGCCCCGGGCAGGGCTTCTACTCGCAGGGCCCCTCGACGTACGCCCCGCCCGGGCAGGCCGGCGGGCCCCCGCCGTACGCGCCGGGCGGTCCCACCGGCGCACCGGGATCCGGCGGCGGCAAGAAGACCCTGCTGCCGATCCTGCTCGGGGTCGGCGCGCTGGTCGTCGTCGGCGTCGTCGTCCTGGTGATCGTGCTGACCGGCGGCAAGGGGGGCGACAACCCGCCTGTGACCAGCTCCTCCTCGACGTCCACCTCGTCGGAGACGTCGACGTCGACCGAGACGACGACCACCGAGACGACGCCCTCGGCGTCGGGTGACGAGGACACGCTGCGCTCGGAGATCCCCGCGGGCTTCGACTCGGCGAGCTGCACCACGCTGGCGCCGGCCGGCGACGGGGACCTCGCCGCGCTCGACTGCGGCGCGGCGACGTCGCAGCCCGGGCCGGACTTCTCCCGGTTCTACCTCTACCCCGACAGCGCCACGGTGGAGCAGGTGTTCCTGGACGACGTCACCGGCGTGAACCTCACCGAGCTGAGCGCGGACCAGGCCTGCCCGGACACCCAGGGCTACTACTACTACACCGGCACGAACGGCGACCAGGCCGGCCGGGTGGCCTGCTACGTCAGCGACGACAACAACGCCGTCCTGGTCTGGACCCAGGACGACGCCCACGCCGAGGCCGTCGTGCAGCTGACCGGTGGCGGCACCGAGGGGCTGGCCACCCTCTGGACCTGGTGGCGCGACGGCGCCAACAGCGACTTCCAGCTCTAG
- a CDS encoding Fur family transcriptional regulator — protein sequence MARTTRQRAAVRAVFAGLEGFHSAQEVHGLLRSTGDQVGLSTVYRTVQAMADDGELDSIRTDSGEALYRRCSRQHHHHLVCRACGRTVEVEGPTVERWADSIADEHGFADVSHTLEIFGTCADCRVVPAES from the coding sequence ATGGCCCGCACCACCCGACAGCGCGCAGCGGTCCGCGCCGTCTTCGCCGGGCTGGAGGGCTTCCACAGCGCCCAGGAGGTGCACGGACTGCTCCGCTCGACCGGCGATCAGGTCGGGCTGTCGACGGTGTACCGGACCGTGCAGGCGATGGCCGACGACGGCGAGCTGGACTCGATCCGCACCGACTCCGGCGAGGCGCTCTACCGCCGGTGCAGCCGCCAGCACCACCACCACCTGGTGTGCCGGGCGTGCGGCCGGACCGTCGAGGTGGAGGGGCCGACGGTGGAGCGCTGGGCCGACAGCATCGCCGACGAGCACGGCTTCGCCGACGTCAGCCACACGCTGGAGATCTTCGGCACCTGCGCCGACTGCCGCGTCGTCCCGGCCGAGAGCTGA